One part of the Mariniflexile litorale genome encodes these proteins:
- a CDS encoding HNH endonuclease, with amino-acid sequence MNNKERKEILFKIYSENFKFIKENSSLKDKFDKDFGCFCPICLDYFEKADLFDKINPLTIEHNPPQSLGGKSSVLTCKKCNSEAGHKIDDEILTALKEIDTLNFKPNSEIKTQFFNDSTEGKGVNAKIKIQDDGQFIINIDTKNNNPKIHKKFFDSEVREYKSPLFSNDIREIGWKKKLTFNFKKPNKTNERLASISLLKIAHLMAFEKLGHLYLFNKNNQIIRDQIRSPEKEIITNPFWIKYNFPDNIVGVNIITKPRKLRSILVVFDLKTKSDSYRFSICLPGLSVGDENIYQNINDLLCQGNGFENAEVNNYINSEYNIKDVEKTFDLVRFWESFVEKQ; translated from the coding sequence ATGAACAATAAGGAAAGAAAAGAAATCTTATTTAAAATTTACTCTGAAAACTTTAAGTTTATCAAAGAAAATTCAAGCCTAAAGGATAAATTTGATAAAGATTTCGGTTGTTTTTGTCCAATTTGCTTAGATTATTTTGAGAAGGCTGATTTATTTGACAAAATTAATCCATTGACAATAGAACATAATCCTCCTCAATCTTTAGGAGGGAAAAGCAGTGTCTTGACTTGTAAAAAATGTAATTCAGAAGCTGGACATAAAATTGACGATGAAATTTTGACCGCCCTAAAGGAAATCGATACCCTAAATTTTAAGCCTAATTCCGAAATTAAAACACAATTTTTTAATGACTCTACAGAAGGAAAAGGTGTAAATGCTAAAATTAAAATTCAAGATGATGGACAGTTCATTATAAATATAGATACTAAAAACAATAATCCTAAAATTCATAAAAAGTTTTTTGACAGTGAGGTTCGCGAATATAAATCGCCCCTATTTAGTAATGATATTAGAGAAATCGGATGGAAGAAAAAACTAACCTTCAATTTTAAAAAACCTAATAAAACAAACGAAAGATTAGCTAGTATTTCACTATTAAAAATAGCTCATTTAATGGCTTTTGAAAAACTTGGGCATCTATATTTGTTTAATAAAAACAACCAAATTATCAGAGACCAAATTAGGTCTCCCGAAAAAGAAATTATTACAAACCCGTTCTGGATAAAATATAATTTTCCTGACAATATAGTCGGAGTAAATATTATCACCAAGCCAAGAAAACTTAGGTCTATTCTAGTTGTATTCGATTTAAAAACTAAATCTGATTCTTATAGATTTTCAATATGTCTTCCTGGTCTAAGCGTTGGAGATGAAAACATCTATCAAAACATAAATGACCTTTTATGTCAAGGAAACGGTTTTGAAAATGCCGAAGTCAATAATTATATTAATTCAGAATATAATATTAAAGATGTTGAGAAAACATTTGATTTAGTAAGGTTTTGGGAATCATTTGTAGAAAAACAATAA
- a CDS encoding helix-turn-helix domain-containing protein yields MKNKNLAKKVKELRRRKGFSQEELTENSGLSLRTIQRIENGETEPTGETLKRISNALNVSPEELIDWTIVEDNGFLKAMNLSALTFILFPLLGILVPLIMWISKKDKLKNINIIGKNILNFQITWTIILFVGFIINSIILAKDFDSKEVLLVNSIISSQKRILIFFLIMYGINAVLIIVNTFRIQKNKEVFYQPKINFIRN; encoded by the coding sequence ATGAAGAACAAAAATCTGGCAAAAAAAGTAAAAGAATTAAGAAGGAGAAAAGGATTTTCTCAAGAAGAATTGACAGAGAATTCTGGTTTGAGCTTAAGAACAATCCAACGAATTGAAAATGGAGAAACGGAACCGACAGGTGAAACTTTAAAGAGAATATCTAATGCCTTAAATGTTAGTCCTGAGGAATTAATAGATTGGACAATAGTTGAGGACAACGGATTTTTAAAAGCAATGAATCTTTCTGCTTTAACGTTTATCTTATTTCCTTTATTAGGAATTTTAGTGCCATTGATAATGTGGATTTCTAAAAAAGATAAATTAAAAAATATCAATATTATTGGAAAGAATATTTTAAACTTTCAAATAACTTGGACGATAATATTGTTTGTTGGGTTTATAATAAACTCAATTATACTTGCAAAAGATTTTGATTCAAAAGAAGTTTTGTTGGTTAATTCTATAATTTCAAGTCAAAAACGAATCTTGATTTTCTTTTTGATAATGTATGGAATAAATGCAGTACTGATAATAGTTAATACCTTTAGAATTCAAAAAAATAAGGAAGTATTCTATCAACCAAAAATCAACTTTATAAGAAATTAA